ACATAATCGATGAGCGTGTCATCACCGACCAGCAAATGAACCTTGCACAGCCGAGGAACTTCCGGTGCCTGTTGTACGGAATTGGCCGTGGTCATCGGGCATCGGCCGTCGTAGAAAATCCGCCCGCCAACGCGGCGGCGGTTTCAAGCACCGCGCGCGCTGTCTTCGGGCTGACCTTTCGAAGGTCTAACTCGCCCGCCTCGGCGATGTGAGCGTCAAAGGGCACCTCGATAATGCGTTGCGTTTTGACCCACCCCGCGAAATGCTCCCTGAGTGTGGCGACCAGCTTCGCCGATTCCTTGCGATCCTTGCGACTGCGAGCCGGACGAATGTGGTTGATCACCAACACCGTTCGCGAGATCAGCTGGTGATAGCCTTCGTCGCGCAGCCACTCAAAATTAGTGCTCGCCCCTTCGGCGCCGTCAGGCACCGCCGAGGCCACCATCAACACCGCATCGGCGCGCTCGAACACCCCCTTCATCACCGCATGGTCGAGATCGACCCCGCAGTCAACGAAAAGCACACTGTAGAACCGTTGTAGGCGTGTGTGACCCTTGATGAATTCCTCAGCGCTCAACACCTCCCCACGTGCGCCTCCATGACGCGGGGAAGCCACCACATCCAAACCAACATGGTTGTGGCCGGCCAAAGCACCCACATCGGCGTAGCGATGAAGGTTGAGGTCATCGTTGATCGCGCGCAGCGACGACGCCTTGGGATCCACACGGGACGCCAAATTCGCCGCCTGTGCCGGATCGGCATCGACGGCGACCACTTGGTCATTGCGGACGCGAGCAAACTCACTGGCGGCCGCGACGGTCATCGCGGTCTTGCCCGAACCGCCTTTGCCACCCAGCACCACGACGGTGTACGTGCCACGCAGATTAGCCCCGATCGCAGTCTCGAACTCACGCACTGTGCGTTCGTCGCTGGACTCACCGACGTTGATGAGCCCCCCAGAAGCCTTGAGCAACGCCTTGCGCCACCCCTTTTTTGGCGCCACTTTGTGGGGCGTGATCAAGTCGGAAGCGCGTAGATGCTCGCGCAGCGCATCTGAGGACCGGGGTACGCCCGCGGCGCGTGGCGACGGTTGCGCGGGCGGCTCGCGCCAGCCACGGTCTTCTCCCGGCGGGTACGGACGTGGCGTCTGGCCCGGATCTAGTTGACCGGCTGGCTGCGGCGCGCCGTGACGCCCACCCAGCGCCTCTGCCTCCCCCTGCGGTGATGGGACAAATTGAGTTGGGGTGCAATCGTTTTGACCAGATATCCCCGGCTGCGCATCGGGACGGGGCAGCTGGGACCATGGCGCCGGTGGCGGCGCGGTCTCTTGGGTATGAGGGGCCAAGGTCCCCTCAGGTGGTACAAGCCGTGGCGGCTGCCAAGCCGGGCCTTGTTGGGGCGGTGGCGGCGCGTCCTGCGTGGAGGGTCCGAGGATGCCCTCAGGTGGGGCAAACCCTGGTCGCTCATCATCCCTGGTCGGCTCGTCGATGTCGCTTGGACGGCTGGGCTCAGCAGCGCTTGGCGCGGGCTTCGTCTCTGGCGGTGGAGTTGTCGCCAGGTCGTTGAAAAAGTCGCGTTCCTCACGCTCATGTGGGCTTGTCATGCCGCGTCCCCTCGTCGCCAGACCGTATCCGAATTTCGCTTAGCGCCACATAAATTGGCCACAGCGCGAAACTAGCAACCACGGTTTTCATCCGTCTACAACGGATGCCATATTCGCGTGTATCGAAATTTCATGTCCGCTGATGAGTCGCCCAGCCTCGTCCTGAGGGCAACGTTTCGAGCAGCTCGAGCACGGCTGTGTGGATTGCGTGATCACCGCCGGGCAGCAGCGTGGTCCATTGCCTGCCGTCAGGACCAACGCTGTTGCTGACCACGACACGGCCGACCAGGGTGTCGGCCACGGTCACCGCCATCGGTGCGCGCGCTGGCCCACTGATAGAAAATTCCGCCGCGCCGATGACCGCGCGGGTCGTCCCCCGGTCGGCGACCGCTCCAACCAGCCGCGCCTGAGGAACTGAAAGGCCTACCTCTACCAGGCCGGCGATGATGTCGATCGCGGGGTTGGCCTGCCAGGTCGCCAAAACTGTATTGAGTACCGCTGCTTCGCTATTGATGCCGTGAAATTGGGCCGGATCAGCCGGCCCCAGCGTCTTGACGACCGCGTCGGCGATCTCGATCTGCCCCAGCGGGCTGACCACGATTTCATCACTGGTCTCTTGGCCCGGCCGCCATAGCCGTGCGGCGGCCACCCACGCGTTGTCGCGCCGACACAACGTGACCACACGTTGCGGAGGCCGCTGGGCATACCACTGCGCCAACGCCCCGGCGGCCTCAATAGGGTCCTCCGGGGCAGTGAAAACCTCAGGGGGGCCTTCAAGTCGGTCAGGGCGGGTCTCGGGGCGGGTAATCGTCAGATCGATTTCGACGTCGGGACGCCCTAATGCCCGCACCCAGGAGGCCACGCTCGAGTCAACCTCGCCGCCCCGATGTATTCCAGCGTTTTCCAGAACCTTCATGCCGGGGTGATCGGCGATGGTGGCTTGCACCGCACCAACCGGCCGGATCTTGAGGGCGGGTGGCAATTGGGCCACACCGCAAAGCGCGGCTGTCAACCACAAGGCTTCCGACGTGGTCGACAGCCGCGCTGTAACTGCGGTGCCGGTCTCGCTCACAAGCCCCGGAAACCGGCCTGGACCGCGTGGTCGGTGCCCAGCGCGTTCGTCGACGCGTGCCCGACGGCCTGCCCATGGCGCTCGATGGTGTGGAACACCGCCTGAAACGCCTGATCGATTTCATGCATGGCGACCTGGGCGGCATCAGAACCGTGCTGCGTCCAGATCGTGGCGACCTGGTTGATCGTGCCCATGGCTCGGGTGCGCAGGTCGTTCATGTGGGCGACCAGCTGCGCCTGGGCCGAGACGTGATCGGCCATCATGCCGTGGTCGTAACGCATTGAATCCATAGCGATTCTCCTCTGAAAGTCGTTGTCGGTAGGTGGGCGCGGCTAGGTCGAGACGACGTTGCCGAAACTCGCCCGGTTTTGCGCGTTGGTTTCTTGGTACTGGTGCGCCGAGCGCTTCATCATGTCGATGACGCTCTGGAACCGCTGGTTGACCTGTTGGCCGGTCCGGTTGATGTCTTCGGTGGTGGCCA
This genomic interval from Mycobacterium sp. SMC-2 contains the following:
- a CDS encoding MinD/ParA family protein, with product MITPHKVAPKKGWRKALLKASGGLINVGESSDERTVREFETAIGANLRGTYTVVVLGGKGGSGKTAMTVAAASEFARVRNDQVVAVDADPAQAANLASRVDPKASSLRAINDDLNLHRYADVGALAGHNHVGLDVVASPRHGGARGEVLSAEEFIKGHTRLQRFYSVLFVDCGVDLDHAVMKGVFERADAVLMVASAVPDGAEGASTNFEWLRDEGYHQLISRTVLVINHIRPARSRKDRKESAKLVATLREHFAGWVKTQRIIEVPFDAHIAEAGELDLRKVSPKTARAVLETAAALAGGFSTTADAR
- a CDS encoding ESX secretion-associated protein EspG — encoded protein: MSETGTAVTARLSTTSEALWLTAALCGVAQLPPALKIRPVGAVQATIADHPGMKVLENAGIHRGGEVDSSVASWVRALGRPDVEIDLTITRPETRPDRLEGPPEVFTAPEDPIEAAGALAQWYAQRPPQRVVTLCRRDNAWVAAARLWRPGQETSDEIVVSPLGQIEIADAVVKTLGPADPAQFHGINSEAAVLNTVLATWQANPAIDIIAGLVEVGLSVPQARLVGAVADRGTTRAVIGAAEFSISGPARAPMAVTVADTLVGRVVVSNSVGPDGRQWTTLLPGGDHAIHTAVLELLETLPSGRGWATHQRT
- a CDS encoding WXG100 family type VII secretion target; translation: MDSMRYDHGMMADHVSAQAQLVAHMNDLRTRAMGTINQVATIWTQHGSDAAQVAMHEIDQAFQAVFHTIERHGQAVGHASTNALGTDHAVQAGFRGL